The Molothrus aeneus isolate 106 chromosome 31, BPBGC_Maene_1.0, whole genome shotgun sequence genome includes a window with the following:
- the RORC gene encoding nuclear receptor ROR-gamma isoform X1: MSPCQCPRVPPAHIEAIPCKICGDKSSGVHYGVITCEGCKGFFRRSERRGPSLACHRGQRCDIDRATRTRCQHCRLQKCLRLGMSRDAVKFGRMSKKQRDRLQAEVLEQLEKREKNRENREQTREHREQNREQTREQTREQLEQPETRENREKWEKREQERAVPVPPQPPPAGRCPPLSPAVPAGCPSRAWPAEEATRRGQDGDRAGTAGTGPVPQPGAGGVPESPAGLEIELLTQSVLLSHRATCHPRAEDLQGHRWATFSPEEIRAYQSQPMAEMWQRCARRVTEAIERVVEFAKRLRGFLQLSQHDQIVLLKAGAMEVVLLRMCRAFDAATGTVLFEGKLAGPELFRSLAARPGPAPRSVLAAPGAGSGFPPPAPRGGLGRLPAALPGALRPRPRRWPRGDPLSATRGPPGPPGPSVTLLSATSRPPGPPGPPEPPGSPEPPGSPEPPGSPG, translated from the exons ATGTCCCCGTGCcaatgtccccgtgtccccccagcccaCATCGAGGCGATTCCCTGCAAGATCTGCGGGGACAAATCCTCCGGGGTGCACTACGGGGTCATCACCTGCGAGGGCTGcaag GGCTTCTTCCGGCGCAGCGAGCGGCGCGGGCCGAGCCTGGCGTGTCACCGCGGGCAGCGCTGTGACATCGACCGCGCCACCCGCACGCGCTGCCAGCACTGCCGCCTGCAGAAGTGCCTGCGCCTCGGCATGTCCCGCGACG CCGTCAAGTTCGGCCGCATGTCCAAGAAGCAGCGGGACCGGCTGCAGGCCGAGGTGCTGGAACAGCTGGAAAAGCGGGAAAAAAACCGGGAAAACCGGGAACAAACCCGGGAACACCGGGAACAAAACCGGGAACAAACCCGGGAACAAACCCGGGAGCAGCTGGAACAGCCGGAAACGCGGGAAAAccgggaaaaatgggaaaagcgGGAGCAGGAACGGGCGGTCCCGGTGCCACCGCAGCCGCCCCCGGCCGGGCGCTgtcccccgctgtcccccgctgtccccgcgggctgtcccagcagggcGTGGCCCGCGGAGGAGGCGACAAGGAGGGGACAGGACGGGGACAGGGCGGGGACGGCGGGGACAGGGCCGGTGCCTCAGCCCGGTGCTGGCGGCGTCCCGGAGTCACCCGCGGGGCTGGAGATCG agctgctgacaCAGAGTGTCCTGCTGTCACACCGTGCCACGTGCCACCCCCGTGCCGAGGACCTCCAGGGCCACCGCTGGGCCACCTTCAGCCCCGAGGAGATCCGCGCCTACCAGAGCCAG CCCATGGCGGAGATGTGGCAGCGCTGTGCCCGCCGTGTCACCGAGGCCATCGAGCGCGTGGTGGAGTTCGCCAAGCGCCTGCGGggcttcctgcagctcagccagcacGACCAGATCGTCCTGCTCAAGGCGG GGGCCATGGAGGTTGTCCTGCTCCGGATGTGCCGCGCCTTCGACGCCGCCACCGGCACGGTCCTGTTCGAGGGCAAACTGGCGGGGCCCGAGCTCTTCCGCTCGCTGG CTGCCCGCCCCGGGCCGGCTCCGCGCTCTGTGCTcgcagcacctggagcaggttcAGGCTTTCCGCCGCCTGCACCCCGCGGGGGTCTCGGCCGCCTTCCCGCCGCTCTACCGGGAGCTCTTCGCCCCCGACCCCGCCGATGGCCCCGCGGGGACCCGCTGAGCGCCACGCGAGGACCACCGGGACCACCGGGACCATCCGTGACCCTGCTGAGCGCGACATCGCGAccgccgggacccccgggacccccggaaCCTCCAGGATCACCGGAACCTCCGGGGTCACCGGAACCTCCGGGATCCCCGGGATGA
- the MRPL9 gene encoding large ribosomal subunit protein bL9m isoform X1 has translation MLAPGAAGRVLSRALSLSHGSASVVVERVWPVPLGRAGAAPRLHPRRHRVYRVLRDGKHLPRGDMELLLSQAVQDLGSRGDVVRVRKSLGRNKLLPQGLAVYPSPENLRLFQQEKELPQQGKLEKPQTPSGQKTLEFLRRCRLQVGMKNNVSWELSPAIVARHFLKNLGVFVPPHALRLPPEPITRWGHFWCDVTVNGLDTVRVPMDVVQFLHPKTKRFRHWQQQQQQQLESSRERLL, from the exons aTGTTggccccgggggcggcgggaCGGGTGCTGAGCCGGGCCCTGAGCCTGAGCCATGGCTCG GCCTCGGTGGTGGTGGAGCGCGTGTGGCCGGTGCCgctgggccgggccggagcCGCTCCCCGGCTGCACCCGCGGCGGCACCGCGTGTACCGAGTGCTGCGGGACGGGAAACACCTGCCCCGGggggacatggagctgctgctgagccaggctgtgcagg ACCTGGGCAGCCGTGGGGACGTGGTGAGGGTGAGGAAGAGCCTGGGCAGGAACAAActcctgccccagggcctggccgtGTACCCATCCCCGGAGAACCTGCGCCTCttccagcaggagaaggag ctgcctcagcaaGGGAAACTGGAGAAGCCCCAAACCCCGAGCGGGCAGAAG acCCTGGAGTTCCTGAGGCGCTGCCGGCTCCAGGTGGGGATGAAGAACAACGTGAGCTGGGAGCTCAGCCCCGCCATCGTGGCCCGGCACTTCCTCAAGAAC CTCGGGGTGTTCGTGCCCCCCCACGCCCTGCGGCTGCCACCGGAGCCCATCACCCGCTGGGGACACTTCTGGTGTGACGTCACg GTGAACGGTTTGGACACGGTGCGGGTGCCCATGGATGTGGTGCAgttcctgcaccccaaaaccaaacgattccggcactggcagcagcagcagcagcagcagctggagagcagcagggagcggCTCCTCTGA
- the TDRKH gene encoding tudor and KH domain-containing protein, with the protein MAGRGPVHSLSILQKTALLLGVPAAATVLYILYRRYRESREAQVTLVADEGLEVAVRVPRTALKSLIGRRGATINQLRQETGAQIEVEEEEEEEEGGQSLVQISGSPGQVCRARAAVLRIVADSAPVAEQLRVPQRAVGRIIGRGGETVRAISRSSGARVECGHEPDASLAPLRIVRLLGTRKEVEAAKKLIMEKLSEDKALRRELAQAAAARCPRKQPLGSRREPPVPPAGAPGSPGGWQECWDAEWAPAAGAGTAAEAEMMGSEEPRDAGGERGDGSEEPPVAKFEVPSPDFSFPADEHLDVYVSAAESPGHFWIQLLGTRSLQLDKLTAEMGHFYQSSPPVPPPSVRPGDIVAAPYLDDGEWYRARVLGTLDNGHLDLYYVDFGDNGQAPPEALRALRSDFLSLPFQAIECSLAGIVPNGGSWPEAALEEFDRLTGCAQWAPLVARICSYGPAGPCPRPRLRLFTHCQGQSLDVGAELVRLGYAVPGPPEEPPDDLGCASIPSPVEPGDSPGDSPETPSCLSLPAAAAAAAVPGDAVTVT; encoded by the exons ATGGCGGGACGCGGCCCCGTGCACAGCCTGAGCATCCTGCAGAAAACCGCCCTGCTCCTGGGCGTCCCGGCCGCGGCCACCGTGCTCTACATCTTGTACCGGCGCTACCGGGAGAGCCGAG aGGCGCAGGTGACACTGGTGGCAGACGAGGGGCTGGAGGTGGCGGTCAGGGTGCCCCGCACGGCCCTGAAATCACTGATCGGCCGCCGGGGAGCCACCATCAACCAG ctgaggcaggagacGGGAGCGCAGAtcgaggtggaggaggaggaggaggaggaggaaggggggcaGTCCCTGGTGCAGATCTCGGGCTCGCCGGGCCAGGTGTGCCGGGCCAGGGCGGCCGTGCTGCGAATCGTGGCCGACAGCGCCCCCGTGGCCGAGCAGCTGCGCGTGCCCCAGCGGGCCGTGGGCAGGATCATCG GCCGCGGAGGGGAGACCGTCCGGGCCATCTCCCGGAGCTCGGGGGCTCGCGTCGAGTGCGGCCACGAGCCCGACGCCAGCCTGGCCCCGCTGCGCATCGTCCGCCTGCTGGGGACGCGCAAAGAGGTGGAGGCGGCCAAG AAGCTGATCATGGAGAAGCTGTCGGAGGACAAAGCGCTGCGCCGGGAGCTGGCGCAGGCGGCGGCCGCGCGGTGCCCGCGgaagcagcccctgggcagccgccgggagccgccggTGCCGCCCGCCGGtgcccccggcagccccgggggATGGCAGGAGTGCTGGGATGCGGAATGGGCACCGGCGGCCGGCGCGGGAACGGCGGCGGAGGCGGAGATGATGGGGAGTGAGGAGCCCCGGGATGCGGGAGGGGAGCGCGGGGACGGCAGCGAGGAACCGCCCGTGGCCAAGTTCGAGG TGCCCAGCCCAGATTTCAGTTTCCCTGCTGACGAGCACCTGGACGTTTACGTGTCGGCGGCCGAGAGCCCCGGGCACTTCTGGATCCAACTGCTGGGCACACGGAGCCTGCAGCTGGACAAACTGACAGCTGAGATGGGCCACTTCTACCAGAGCAGCCCCCCT gtgcccccccCGTCCGTCCGTCCCGGTGACATCGTGGCCGCCCCGTACCTGGACGATGGCGAGTGGTACCGGGCGCGcgtgctggggacactggacaACGGCCACCTGGACCTGTACTACGTGGACTTTGGGGACAACGGCCAGGCCCCCCCCGAGGCTCTGCGCGccctcag GAGCGACTTCCTGAGCCTGCCCTTCCAGGCCATCGAGTGCAGCCTGGCCGGGATTGTCCCCAACG gTGGCTCGTGGCCcgaggctgccctggaggagtTCGATCGCCTCACGGGCTGTGCCCAGTGGGCCCCGTTGGTGGCTCGGATCTGCAGCTACGGCCCCGCCGGGccctgcccccggccccgcctgcgCCTCTTCAcacactgccagggacag AGCCTGGacgtgggagcagagctggtgcgTTTGGGCTACGCCGTGCCCGGGCCCCCCGAGGAGCCCCCG GACGATCTCGGCTGCGCCTCTATCCCCAGCCCGGTGGAGcccggggacagccccggggaCAGCCCCGAGACCCCGTCCTGCCTCAGCCTGCCCG ccgccgccgccgccgctgccgtgCCCGGGGACGCCGTCACGGTGACCTGA
- the MRPL9 gene encoding large ribosomal subunit protein bL9m isoform X2, which produces MLAPGAAGRVLSRALSLSHGSASVVVERVWPVPLGRAGAAPRLHPRRHRVYRVLRDGKHLPRGDMELLLSQAVQDLGSRGDVVRVRKSLGRNKLLPQGLAVYPSPENLRLFQQEKELPQQGKLEKPQTPSGQKTLEFLRRCRLQVGMKNNVSWELSPAIVARHFLKNLGVFVPPHALRLPPEPITRWGHFWCDVTVNGLDTVRVPMAVVHQGCFWGVFGMTQVLLG; this is translated from the exons aTGTTggccccgggggcggcgggaCGGGTGCTGAGCCGGGCCCTGAGCCTGAGCCATGGCTCG GCCTCGGTGGTGGTGGAGCGCGTGTGGCCGGTGCCgctgggccgggccggagcCGCTCCCCGGCTGCACCCGCGGCGGCACCGCGTGTACCGAGTGCTGCGGGACGGGAAACACCTGCCCCGGggggacatggagctgctgctgagccaggctgtgcagg ACCTGGGCAGCCGTGGGGACGTGGTGAGGGTGAGGAAGAGCCTGGGCAGGAACAAActcctgccccagggcctggccgtGTACCCATCCCCGGAGAACCTGCGCCTCttccagcaggagaaggag ctgcctcagcaaGGGAAACTGGAGAAGCCCCAAACCCCGAGCGGGCAGAAG acCCTGGAGTTCCTGAGGCGCTGCCGGCTCCAGGTGGGGATGAAGAACAACGTGAGCTGGGAGCTCAGCCCCGCCATCGTGGCCCGGCACTTCCTCAAGAAC CTCGGGGTGTTCGTGCCCCCCCACGCCCTGCGGCTGCCACCGGAGCCCATCACCCGCTGGGGACACTTCTGGTGTGACGTCACg GTGAACGGTTTGGACACGGTGCGGGTGCCCATGGCCGTGGTGCAccagggctgtttttggggtgtttttgggatGACTCAGGTGCTTTTGGGGTGA
- the RORC gene encoding nuclear receptor ROR-gamma isoform X2, with amino-acid sequence MSPCQCPRVPPAHIEAIPCKICGDKSSGVHYGVITCEGCKGFFRRSERRGPSLACHRGQRCDIDRATRTRCQHCRLQKCLRLGMSRDAVKFGRMSKKQRDRLQAEVLEQLEKREKNRENREQTREHREQNREQTREQTREQLEQPETRENREKWEKREQERAVPVPPQPPPAGRCPPLSPAVPAGCPSRAWPAEEATRRGQDGDRAGTAGTGPVPQPGAGGVPESPAGLEIELLTQSVLLSHRATCHPRAEDLQGHRWATFSPEEIRAYQSQPMAEMWQRCARRVTEAIERVVEFAKRLRGFLQLSQHDQIVLLKAGAMEVVLLRMCRAFDAATGTVLFEGKLAGPELFRSLGCPELVASVFEFARGLSALRCSESELALLSALLLLNAGRPWLQDRPRVARLQGQLDVAFRLLLRRTRREGLLPRLPAPGRLRALCSQHLEQVQAFRRLHPAGVSAAFPPLYRELFAPDPADGPAGTR; translated from the exons ATGTCCCCGTGCcaatgtccccgtgtccccccagcccaCATCGAGGCGATTCCCTGCAAGATCTGCGGGGACAAATCCTCCGGGGTGCACTACGGGGTCATCACCTGCGAGGGCTGcaag GGCTTCTTCCGGCGCAGCGAGCGGCGCGGGCCGAGCCTGGCGTGTCACCGCGGGCAGCGCTGTGACATCGACCGCGCCACCCGCACGCGCTGCCAGCACTGCCGCCTGCAGAAGTGCCTGCGCCTCGGCATGTCCCGCGACG CCGTCAAGTTCGGCCGCATGTCCAAGAAGCAGCGGGACCGGCTGCAGGCCGAGGTGCTGGAACAGCTGGAAAAGCGGGAAAAAAACCGGGAAAACCGGGAACAAACCCGGGAACACCGGGAACAAAACCGGGAACAAACCCGGGAACAAACCCGGGAGCAGCTGGAACAGCCGGAAACGCGGGAAAAccgggaaaaatgggaaaagcgGGAGCAGGAACGGGCGGTCCCGGTGCCACCGCAGCCGCCCCCGGCCGGGCGCTgtcccccgctgtcccccgctgtccccgcgggctgtcccagcagggcGTGGCCCGCGGAGGAGGCGACAAGGAGGGGACAGGACGGGGACAGGGCGGGGACGGCGGGGACAGGGCCGGTGCCTCAGCCCGGTGCTGGCGGCGTCCCGGAGTCACCCGCGGGGCTGGAGATCG agctgctgacaCAGAGTGTCCTGCTGTCACACCGTGCCACGTGCCACCCCCGTGCCGAGGACCTCCAGGGCCACCGCTGGGCCACCTTCAGCCCCGAGGAGATCCGCGCCTACCAGAGCCAG CCCATGGCGGAGATGTGGCAGCGCTGTGCCCGCCGTGTCACCGAGGCCATCGAGCGCGTGGTGGAGTTCGCCAAGCGCCTGCGGggcttcctgcagctcagccagcacGACCAGATCGTCCTGCTCAAGGCGG GGGCCATGGAGGTTGTCCTGCTCCGGATGTGCCGCGCCTTCGACGCCGCCACCGGCACGGTCCTGTTCGAGGGCAAACTGGCGGGGCCCGAGCTCTTCCGCTCGCTGG ggtgtcccgaGCTCGTCGCGTCCGTCTTTGAGTTCGCGCGGGGCCTGAGCGCGCTGCGCTGCTCCGAGAGCGAGCTGGCGCTGCTCAgcgcgctgctgctgctcaacGCCG GCCGGCCGTGGCTGCAGGACCGCCCGCGGGTGGCGCGGCTGCAGGGCCAGCTCGATGTCGCCTTCCGGCTGCTGCTGCGCCGGACCCGCCGCGAGGGGCTCCTGCCACgg CTGCCCGCCCCGGGCCGGCTCCGCGCTCTGTGCTcgcagcacctggagcaggttcAGGCTTTCCGCCGCCTGCACCCCGCGGGGGTCTCGGCCGCCTTCCCGCCGCTCTACCGGGAGCTCTTCGCCCCCGACCCCGCCGATGGCCCCGCGGGGACCCGCTGA
- the MRPL9 gene encoding large ribosomal subunit protein bL9m isoform X3 has product MLAPGAAGRVLSRALSLSHGSASVVVERVWPVPLGRAGAAPRLHPRRHRVYRVLRDGKHLPRGDMELLLSQAVQDLGSRGDVVRVRKSLGRNKLLPQGLAVYPSPENLRLFQQEKELPQQGKLEKPQTPSGQKTLEFLRRCRLQVGMKNNVSWELSPAIVARHFLKNDLGPCPLCPVPARGVRAPPRPAAATGAHHPLGTLLV; this is encoded by the exons aTGTTggccccgggggcggcgggaCGGGTGCTGAGCCGGGCCCTGAGCCTGAGCCATGGCTCG GCCTCGGTGGTGGTGGAGCGCGTGTGGCCGGTGCCgctgggccgggccggagcCGCTCCCCGGCTGCACCCGCGGCGGCACCGCGTGTACCGAGTGCTGCGGGACGGGAAACACCTGCCCCGGggggacatggagctgctgctgagccaggctgtgcagg ACCTGGGCAGCCGTGGGGACGTGGTGAGGGTGAGGAAGAGCCTGGGCAGGAACAAActcctgccccagggcctggccgtGTACCCATCCCCGGAGAACCTGCGCCTCttccagcaggagaaggag ctgcctcagcaaGGGAAACTGGAGAAGCCCCAAACCCCGAGCGGGCAGAAG acCCTGGAGTTCCTGAGGCGCTGCCGGCTCCAGGTGGGGATGAAGAACAACGTGAGCTGGGAGCTCAGCCCCGCCATCGTGGCCCGGCACTTCCTCAAGAAC GATTTGGGGCCATGCCCGCTCTGTCCCGTGCCAGCTCGGGGTGTTCGTGCCCCCCCACGCCCTGCGGCTGCCACCGGAGCCCATCACCCGCTGGGGACACTTCTGGTGTGA